The following proteins come from a genomic window of Ilumatobacter coccineus YM16-304:
- a CDS encoding FtsK/SpoIIIE family DNA translocase encodes MSTWGPDGKKSSGKSGGKSGGKRSTRVNPSAKTAKTSRTSKSSKSSGRGAVRDETPPATPRGRSRAEDELRTAVGGRESEFIGLGLIGIGVLVALAVYFDLAGPLGRGVETLIGWFTGIGRFAVPVVLVATGVALVRRGRSYNPIRLAIAWTVVSVTVLGLIHIVRRNDDAEGFDRFGEWGGLIGAAVSEPLMALIATPGAVVVLSALLIGGLMLVTQTSLRTMATQTGGFVNAVIRPLGRAARSGLGNITTLTSDRDDSREIDTTQVFDQQSLGPGTAGVAGEALATSGDSGPKLFDFGDDFADDDADKAPKRKRAASKPKLSTGSSKAGNKPLDGEQVGDWILPPIKYLVRAGEQKVDRKAIEARGVTLQQSLESHNVETELIGMTVGPTVTRYELELGLGVKVAKVTNLQKDIAYAMAATDVRILAPIPGRSAIGVEVPNHQRQLVALGDLLVSDEAQRATNPLEVAIGKDIEGKAVMLDLAATPHMLIAGATGAGKSSGINCIITSLLMRTTPDDVRLILIDPKQVEMGQYQRLPHLLTQPVTNPKKAANALGWAVKEMERRYDVLSEIGYRDILGYNKAFKAGKIEDPPGTDPDGPPVYEYMPYIVIVVDELNDLMMVAARDVEESITRIAQKARAVGIHLIVATQRPSVNVITGVIKANIPARMAFAVSSLTDSRVILDQPGADKLVGKGDMLLLPGNSSVPNRIQGAFITEEEVRDVVEHWRTQAPEPVTSAAIEAEPGAEPPAAMSSPALTPPAPSASPGGMGNLDLTSDANAFSAGEEDEDTAMMRQAMELVVRSQLGSTSMLQRKLKVGFARAGRIMDLLETRGVVGPSEGSKARAVLMTVEEYELLAQNGQL; translated from the coding sequence ATGTCTACGTGGGGCCCAGATGGGAAGAAATCGTCCGGCAAATCGGGTGGTAAGTCCGGTGGCAAGCGTTCGACGCGTGTGAATCCGTCGGCCAAGACCGCCAAGACCTCCCGTACGTCGAAGTCGTCGAAGTCGTCCGGCCGTGGAGCGGTGCGCGACGAGACGCCGCCGGCCACTCCCCGCGGTCGCTCGCGCGCCGAAGACGAGCTGCGTACGGCGGTCGGCGGGCGCGAGAGCGAGTTCATCGGGCTGGGACTCATCGGCATCGGCGTGCTCGTCGCCCTCGCGGTCTACTTCGACCTCGCCGGGCCACTCGGCCGCGGTGTCGAGACCCTCATCGGCTGGTTCACGGGCATCGGCCGTTTCGCCGTCCCCGTCGTGCTCGTCGCCACCGGCGTGGCGCTCGTGCGGCGCGGGCGCTCGTACAACCCGATTCGCCTCGCGATCGCCTGGACGGTCGTGAGCGTCACCGTGCTCGGCCTCATCCACATCGTGCGCCGCAACGACGACGCCGAAGGGTTCGATCGCTTCGGAGAGTGGGGCGGGTTGATCGGCGCGGCCGTGTCCGAACCGCTCATGGCGCTCATCGCCACACCGGGAGCGGTCGTGGTGCTGAGCGCGCTGCTGATCGGCGGGCTCATGCTGGTCACGCAGACGTCGCTGCGCACGATGGCGACGCAGACCGGTGGCTTCGTCAACGCCGTCATCCGTCCGCTCGGACGCGCCGCTCGTTCCGGCCTCGGCAACATCACCACGCTCACCAGCGACCGTGACGACAGCCGCGAGATCGACACGACCCAGGTCTTCGATCAGCAGTCGCTCGGCCCGGGTACTGCGGGCGTCGCCGGCGAAGCGCTCGCCACGTCGGGCGACAGCGGCCCGAAGCTCTTCGACTTCGGTGACGACTTCGCCGACGACGACGCCGACAAGGCCCCCAAGCGCAAACGGGCGGCATCGAAGCCGAAGCTGTCGACCGGTTCGTCGAAAGCCGGCAACAAGCCGCTCGACGGTGAACAGGTCGGCGACTGGATCCTCCCACCGATCAAGTATCTGGTGCGCGCCGGTGAGCAGAAGGTCGACCGCAAGGCCATCGAAGCCCGCGGGGTCACACTCCAGCAGTCGCTCGAGTCGCACAACGTCGAGACCGAACTGATCGGCATGACCGTCGGCCCGACGGTGACGCGTTACGAACTCGAGCTCGGCCTGGGCGTCAAGGTCGCCAAGGTCACCAACCTCCAGAAAGACATCGCGTACGCGATGGCGGCCACCGACGTGCGCATCCTGGCGCCGATTCCGGGCCGCTCGGCGATCGGCGTCGAGGTACCGAACCATCAGCGCCAACTCGTGGCGCTCGGCGACCTGCTCGTGTCCGACGAGGCGCAGCGGGCGACCAACCCGCTCGAAGTGGCGATCGGCAAAGACATCGAGGGCAAGGCGGTCATGCTCGACCTGGCCGCCACGCCGCACATGCTCATCGCGGGTGCCACCGGTGCGGGTAAGTCGAGCGGTATCAACTGCATCATCACGTCGCTGCTCATGCGCACGACTCCCGACGACGTCCGCCTGATCCTCATCGACCCCAAGCAGGTCGAGATGGGGCAGTACCAGCGGCTGCCGCATCTGCTGACCCAGCCGGTCACCAACCCGAAGAAGGCGGCGAACGCGCTCGGGTGGGCGGTCAAGGAGATGGAGCGGCGCTACGACGTGCTCTCCGAGATCGGCTACCGCGACATCCTCGGCTACAACAAGGCGTTCAAGGCGGGCAAGATCGAAGACCCGCCCGGCACCGACCCCGACGGTCCGCCGGTCTACGAGTACATGCCGTACATCGTCATCGTCGTCGACGAGCTCAACGACCTGATGATGGTCGCTGCTCGCGACGTCGAGGAGTCGATCACCCGCATCGCGCAGAAGGCCCGTGCGGTGGGTATCCACCTCATCGTGGCCACGCAGCGCCCGTCGGTCAACGTCATCACCGGCGTGATCAAGGCGAACATCCCGGCGCGCATGGCGTTCGCGGTGTCGAGCCTCACCGACTCACGAGTGATCCTCGACCAGCCCGGTGCCGACAAGCTCGTCGGCAAGGGCGACATGTTGCTGCTGCCCGGCAACTCGTCGGTACCCAACCGTATTCAAGGTGCGTTCATCACCGAAGAAGAGGTGCGCGACGTCGTCGAGCACTGGCGCACGCAGGCACCCGAGCCCGTCACGTCGGCGGCGATCGAAGCCGAACCCGGTGCCGAGCCGCCCGCCGCGATGAGTTCACCGGCACTCACCCCGCCGGCACCGTCCGCGTCACCCGGCGGCATGGGCAACCTCGATCTCACGTCCGACGCCAATGCATTCTCCGCCGGTGAAGAAGACGAAGACACGGCGATGATGCGTCAGGCGATGGAACTCGTCGTGCGCAGCCAACTCGGTTCGACGTCGATGCTGCAGCGCAAGCTCAAGGTCGGCTTCGCTCGCGCCGGCCGC